The following proteins are co-located in the Euzebyales bacterium genome:
- a CDS encoding oxidoreductase: protein MTWSIADIPPQDGRVAVVTGANGGLGLATARALAGRGAHVVMATRDQTKATHAHAEILAAHPTASLEIVELDLGSLASVAAAAEQIRAAHDHVDLLINNAGVMAMPERVTADGFETQFGVNHLGHWALTAQLLPAVLGADAPRIVTVTSTAHHTGRPVDPDNPHLHGTYAPWKAYGQSKLANYHFALGLQREFERRGLQAQSLMAHPGLSHTDLQVRTAAEGGAGRSGRFFEWLAARTGMPADRGALPQLRAATDPRASGGQMYAPRYINAGPPVRRPILRRIGLQRAIDTLFAVSERETGVALDIDAARAVRHEGPA, encoded by the coding sequence ATGACGTGGTCCATCGCAGACATCCCTCCACAGGACGGCCGGGTCGCGGTCGTCACGGGCGCGAACGGCGGTCTCGGGCTGGCGACCGCCAGGGCGCTCGCCGGCAGGGGCGCCCACGTGGTCATGGCCACCCGCGACCAGACCAAGGCCACTCACGCCCACGCGGAGATCCTTGCCGCCCATCCGACGGCGTCGCTCGAGATCGTCGAGCTCGACCTGGGGTCGCTCGCATCCGTCGCGGCGGCCGCGGAGCAGATCCGCGCGGCGCACGACCACGTCGACCTGCTGATCAACAACGCGGGGGTCATGGCGATGCCGGAACGCGTTACCGCCGACGGCTTCGAGACGCAGTTCGGCGTCAACCACCTCGGTCACTGGGCGCTGACGGCCCAACTGCTCCCAGCCGTCCTGGGAGCCGATGCACCACGGATCGTGACGGTCACGAGCACCGCCCACCACACCGGGCGACCGGTGGATCCTGACAACCCGCACCTGCACGGGACGTACGCGCCATGGAAGGCGTACGGCCAGTCGAAGCTGGCCAACTACCACTTCGCGCTCGGGCTCCAGCGTGAGTTCGAACGGCGGGGACTCCAGGCGCAGAGCCTCATGGCCCACCCCGGCCTGTCCCACACGGACCTTCAGGTGCGCACGGCGGCCGAAGGGGGCGCGGGGCGTTCGGGCCGGTTCTTCGAGTGGCTCGCCGCCCGCACGGGCATGCCCGCCGACCGCGGCGCGTTGCCGCAGTTGCGGGCCGCGACCGACCCCAGGGCGAGTGGCGGACAGATGTACGCCCCGCGCTACATCAACGCTGGTCCACCGGTCCGGCGTCCGATCCTGCGCCGCATCGGCCTGCAGCGCGCCATCGACACCCTGTTCGCCGTGTCGGAGCGCGAGACCGGTGTCGCGCTCGACATCGACGCCGCGCGCGCCGTCCGGCACGAAGGTCCCGCGTGA
- a CDS encoding heavy metal translocating P-type ATPase produces the protein MTASLVAAPHASAARHAVDHLGAPGITQFRVTLLAVAAGGVLALTGTNDAAEVVWAVVTAVTAAGLAVAIVRDLLQRRAGVDVIALMAMVGALALGQHLAGAVIALMLTGGQALEAFAAGRARHELTALLAGAPRTARRIVGARLERVDVDAVVPGDALLVRSGEAVPVDAVVTGPVGMFDESALTGETRPVARHNHARVASGAVNAGAPVTLRAVASARDSTYAGIVHLVRHAAEARTPFTRMADRYAIAFVPVTIAIAAGAWVASGDPVRALAVLVVATPCPLILAVPIALVSGVSVAARRGLIVKGAAPLEQLAVASSVVFDKTGTLTAGAPHVADIVTVPHVTPDELLRLAASVEQASAHVFADAIIDAARVRGLPLAFPDDVEERHGGGIAARVDGCRVRLGSAAWIADGGQLPEPVRSAHRRARLEGASAVVVGVDGDVAGVLLLDDPLRPESGGVVRRLRAAGVSHIAMLTGDDRSVAESVAAALALDDVWSDQTPGDKVDLVREWSDRDDRVTVMVGDGVNDAPALAGADVGIAMGARGAAASSEAADVVITVDRLDRLTEGITIARWTRRIAVQSVVAGMGLSLVAMVFAAAGGITVLAGAVLQEAIDVAVILNALRALRVPGEVRVTQADRQASSRFRTQHRTLVAGFDRVKEVADRLEWSSDADAVAEIGEIRQFLVATLLPHEHAEEEQLYPRLATVLADGDPTGPLISTHREIERLVARFERLAAYVPENGPAVGDRLELRRLLYGLHAILRLHVAQEEELYLRLDDAAVATAGAVTRQP, from the coding sequence GTGACCGCGTCGCTCGTCGCGGCGCCGCACGCGTCTGCCGCCCGTCACGCGGTCGATCACCTGGGCGCGCCGGGCATCACACAGTTCCGGGTCACGCTCCTCGCGGTGGCGGCCGGCGGCGTGTTGGCGCTCACCGGAACCAATGACGCCGCCGAGGTCGTGTGGGCGGTGGTGACCGCCGTCACGGCTGCGGGCCTGGCGGTGGCGATCGTGCGCGACCTGCTGCAGCGACGTGCCGGCGTCGATGTGATCGCGCTGATGGCGATGGTGGGCGCGCTAGCGCTCGGCCAGCACCTGGCGGGCGCCGTGATCGCGCTGATGCTGACCGGCGGCCAGGCGCTCGAGGCGTTCGCGGCGGGCAGGGCGCGTCACGAGCTGACCGCGCTGCTCGCAGGAGCCCCGCGCACGGCCCGCCGGATCGTCGGTGCCCGCCTCGAGAGGGTGGACGTGGACGCCGTCGTTCCGGGCGACGCGCTGCTCGTACGCTCCGGCGAAGCGGTGCCGGTCGACGCGGTGGTGACCGGCCCGGTGGGCATGTTCGACGAGTCCGCGCTGACCGGCGAGACGCGCCCGGTTGCCCGGCACAATCACGCCCGCGTCGCCAGCGGGGCCGTGAACGCTGGCGCGCCGGTGACGCTGCGGGCGGTGGCGTCCGCCCGCGACAGCACCTACGCCGGCATCGTCCATCTGGTGCGTCACGCGGCCGAGGCGCGCACACCCTTCACCCGCATGGCCGACCGCTACGCGATCGCGTTCGTCCCGGTGACCATCGCCATCGCTGCCGGTGCCTGGGTCGCGTCGGGCGATCCCGTGCGCGCGCTCGCCGTGCTCGTGGTAGCGACGCCGTGCCCGCTGATCCTCGCGGTGCCTATCGCGCTGGTGTCGGGTGTGTCCGTCGCGGCGCGACGTGGGCTCATCGTGAAGGGTGCCGCACCGCTGGAACAGCTCGCCGTCGCGTCCTCGGTCGTGTTCGACAAGACCGGAACGCTGACCGCCGGCGCGCCACACGTCGCTGACATCGTGACGGTGCCACACGTGACGCCGGACGAGCTGCTGCGGCTGGCAGCGAGCGTCGAGCAGGCCTCCGCGCACGTCTTCGCCGACGCGATCATCGACGCGGCGCGGGTGCGCGGGCTGCCGCTCGCGTTCCCCGACGATGTGGAGGAGCGGCACGGTGGCGGCATCGCCGCGCGTGTCGACGGCTGCCGGGTGCGACTGGGCTCGGCCGCATGGATCGCCGACGGCGGGCAGCTGCCGGAGCCGGTGCGGTCAGCGCACCGTCGCGCCCGGCTCGAAGGTGCGTCGGCCGTCGTCGTGGGCGTCGACGGCGACGTCGCCGGTGTGCTGTTGCTCGACGATCCGTTGAGACCGGAGTCGGGCGGCGTCGTGCGCCGGTTGCGGGCGGCGGGTGTCAGCCACATCGCAATGCTCACCGGTGACGACCGGTCCGTCGCCGAATCGGTTGCGGCCGCGCTGGCACTCGACGACGTCTGGTCCGACCAGACTCCCGGCGACAAGGTCGACCTCGTGCGCGAATGGTCTGACCGCGACGACCGCGTGACCGTCATGGTGGGCGACGGCGTGAACGACGCCCCCGCGCTGGCCGGTGCCGACGTCGGGATCGCGATGGGCGCACGGGGCGCTGCGGCCTCGTCGGAGGCTGCGGACGTCGTCATCACGGTTGACCGGCTGGACCGCCTGACCGAGGGCATCACGATCGCACGATGGACCCGTCGCATCGCCGTGCAGAGTGTGGTGGCCGGCATGGGCCTGTCGCTCGTTGCGATGGTGTTCGCGGCCGCCGGCGGCATCACCGTGCTGGCGGGCGCTGTCCTGCAGGAGGCCATCGACGTCGCGGTGATCCTGAACGCCCTGCGGGCGCTGCGCGTGCCGGGTGAGGTACGCGTGACCCAGGCCGACCGGCAGGCCAGCTCACGGTTCCGAACCCAGCACCGCACCCTGGTCGCCGGGTTCGACAGGGTCAAGGAGGTCGCAGACCGTCTCGAGTGGTCGTCCGACGCCGACGCCGTGGCCGAGATCGGCGAGATCCGACAGTTCCTGGTCGCGACGTTGCTGCCCCATGAGCACGCCGAGGAGGAGCAGTTGTATCCGCGTCTGGCAACGGTCCTGGCCGACGGTGACCCGACCGGGCCGCTGATCAGCACCCACCGGGAGATCGAGCGCCTCGTCGCCCGGTTCGAGCGTCTGGCGGCCTACGTGCCCGAGAACGGGCCGGCGGTCGGCGACCGGCTCGAGCTGCGTCGGTTGCTGTACGGCCTGCACGCCATCCTGCGTCTGCACGTGGCCCAGGAGGAGGAGCTGTACCTCCGCCTCGACGACGCGGCGGTCGCCACCGCCGGTGCCGTCACGCGGCAGCCATGA